A DNA window from Arachis duranensis cultivar V14167 chromosome 3, aradu.V14167.gnm2.J7QH, whole genome shotgun sequence contains the following coding sequences:
- the LOC107482091 gene encoding uncharacterized protein LOC107482091: MGRKAGGLFINPKRFGTLHKPCMKEMIMFLNCMATSHDNAEVCARQKELLNTCMESQSKKNRKSWGSINYHLQRLNRGRK, translated from the exons ATGGGGCGAAAAGCTGGTGGACTTTTTATAAACCCTAAGAGATTTGGTACACTTCATAAACCTTGCATGAAGGAAATGATAATGTTCCTCAACTGTATGGCTACTAGCCATGACAACGCTGAAGTTTGTGCTCGCCAGAAGGAACTTTTGAACACTTGTATGGAATCTCAG AGTAAAAAGAACAGAAAGTCTTGGGGGAGTATCAACTATCATCTGCAGAGGCTTAACAGAGGAAGGAAGTAA
- the LOC107482090 gene encoding DNA polymerase eta: MPVAKRETSDGRVIAHVDMDCFYVQVEQRKQPNLRGLPTAVIQYNSFKGGALIAVSYEARNFGVKRSMRGDEAKDVCPQIHLVQVPVARGKADLNSYRNAGSEVVSILSKKGRCERASIDEVYLDLTDAAETMLLEMPPEAREDIEEEVLKSHVLGLEIKEGIDAKEEVRKWIRRGDATYQDKLLACGAFIVANLRMQVLKDTEFTCSAGIAHNKMLAKLASGMNKPAQQTVVPQSSVGGLLESLPIKKMKQLGGKLGSSLQSDLGCKTVGDLLQFSEEKLHQHCSNWLWNIARGINGEEVEGRLLPKSHGSGKTFPGPQALKTLASVQHWLNELCEELSERLQSDLNLNKRIAHTLTLHARAYKKGESDSLRKFPSKSCPLRYGTTKIQEDALTLFQAALREFLGFCISKTHGNENNNWGVTSLSVSASKIVPIPSGTHSIVKYFGGQVPSSSSFNQPLGNAFDEAVPSSPSGSENCSGLISYELQQNYPGGDTEIKNSEACLHEQDPLCNLSRKVDSLPKESSLESPAGSEDRTTKSEPYRELPAKDPRPLSSTPSLKAVEKKKTAGNNLKGNCSIMDFFNNYQNSQSSLEHKNVTNAHDVKTASSFGLPSTMDSYSTCNQIEQPAERCREEIDSNVGECSVPNMSQRRQAWDYNIDEIDHSVIEELPPEIQQEFQAWLRPHKRPNVPNSKRGSSITHYFLPDKSR; this comes from the exons ATGCCGGTGGCAAAGCGAGAAACGAGTGATGGCAGAGTCATCGCTCACGTCGACATGGATTGCTTCTACGTTCAAG TGGAGCAGAGGAAGCAGCCAAATTTACGGGGATTACCCACTGCAGTCATACAATACAACTCATTCAAAGGTGGCGCTTTGATTGCTGTTAGCTACGAGGCTCGCAACTTTGGTGTCAAACG TTCAATGCGTGGTGATGAAGCAAAGGACGTGTGCCCGCAAATTCACCTGGTCCAAGTCCCTGTGGCGCGTGGTAAAGCCGATCTCAATAGCTACAGGAACGCAGGATCTGAG gTTGTTTCTATTCTTTCAAAGAAGGGTCGTTGTGAGAGGGCTTCGATTGATGAGGTATATCTTGATCTCACTGATGCTGCTGAAACAATGTTATTGGAAATGCCTCCAGAAGCTAGAGAGGATATTGAAGAGGAAGTTCTCAAGTCACATGTTTTGGGACTTGAAATTAAG GAGGGAATTGATGCCAAAGAAGAAGTCAGGAAATGGATTCGTAGGGGTGATGCTACTTATCAAGACAAACTTTTAGCTTGTGGGGCCTTTATTGTTGCCAACCTTAGGATGCAAGTGTTGAAAGATACAGAATTCACCTGTTCTGCTGGTATTGCTCATAATAAG ATGCTAGCGAAACTAGCCAGTGGAATGAACAAACCTGCACAACAAACTGTTGTGCCGCAGTCATCGGTTGGAGGGTTGCTCGAGTCATTGCCAATAAAGAAAAT GAAACAGCTGGGGGGAAAGCTGGGCAGTTCCTTACAAAGTGATCTCGGTTGCAAAACTGTTGGTGATTTGCTTCAGTTTTCAGAGGAGAAGCTACATC agcattgcAGTAACTGGTTGTGGAATATTGCAAGAGGAATAAATGGCGAAGAAGTTGAGGGGCGACTACTTCCCAAGAGCCATGGTTCTGGCAAAACATTTCCTGGGCCTCAAGCTTTGAAGACACTTGCCTCT GTTCAGCACTGGCTTAATGAATTGTGCGAAGAGCTAAGTGAACGTCTTCAGTCTGACTTGAACCTAAACAAACGGATTGCGCACACACTAACACTGCATGCTAGAGCATATAAG AAAGGAGAATCAGATTCACTTAGAAAGTTCCCTTCTAAATCTTGTCCTTTAAGATATGGAACTACAAAGATTCAAGAAGATGCCCTCACTCTGTTTCAAGCTGCATTACGTGAATTTTTGGGCTTTTGCATCTCTAAGACTCATGGGAATGAAAATAACAACTGGGGAGTTACATCACTGTCTGTTTCTGCTAGTAAGATTGTCCCCATACCATCT GGGACACATTCCATCGTAAAATATTTTGGTGGGCAAGTTCCATCTAGCTCATCATTTAATCAACCACTAGGCAATGCATTTGATGAAGCTGTACCATCATCTCCATCAG GTAGTGAAAATTGTTCAGGATTAATTTCCTATGAATTACAGCAAAATTATCCTGGTGGAGATACGGAAATTAAGAATTCAGAGGCTTGTTTGCATGAACAG GATCCATTGTGTAATTTATCCAGGAAAGTAGATAGCTTGCCCAAAGAATCCTCCCTTGAGTCACCTGCAG GAAGTGAAGACAGAACAACAAAGAGTGAACCATATAGAGAGTTACCTGCAAAAGATCCTAGGCCTCTTTCTAGTACACCCAGTTTGAAAGCAGTTGAGAAGAAAAAAACTGCGGGAAATAACCTTAAG GGGAATTGTTCAATTATGGATTTCTTCAATAATTACCAAAATTCCCAGTCTTCGTTGGAGCATAAGAATGTGACAAATGCCCATGATGTTAAAACAGCATCATCATTTG GACTTCCGTCTACCATGGATAGCTATTCAACATGCAATCAAATTGAGCAGCCGGCTGAGAGATGCCGTGAAGAGATCGATAGTAACGTTGGGGAATGTAGTGTGCCTAATATGTCACAACGGCGACAAGCTTGGGACTATAACATTGATGAGATTGACCACTCTGTCATTGAAGAATTACCACCAGAAATCCAGCAAGAGTTTCAAGCCTGGCTTCGACCTCACAAGCGGCCTAATGTACCTAACAGTAAAAGAGGTTCCAGTATTACTCACTATTTCTTACCAGACAAAAGTAGATGA
- the LOC107482089 gene encoding uncharacterized protein LOC107482089 isoform X2, with the protein MNTMGNASKSPFQGFLEVLPPVEFACVYGSSLHPNNHDKTTMTDFILGVSDPKQWHSENLRLNKNHYASWMVHLGGGKLITNVADRVGVGVHFNPFVTWNGKMYKYGVVRMFDLINDVLQWDKFYLCGRLQKPVHIVVDNLDINSCNAVNLRAALSTALLLLPSEFSEADLYAKVCSLSYMGDLRMLFAEDKNKVKKIVAGQFDLFHSMYQPFLEECEAKKLLRLSSTANHQIVVSQDHDLSVVHSLVSALPRPIRSSINMKQEKKLSGTAILTSGTESTRIRDKSLL; encoded by the exons ATGAATACCATGGGGAATGCAAGCAAATCACCATTTCAAGGTTTTCTTGAGGTTCTTCCACCTGTTGAATTTGCCTGCGTCTATGGATCATCTCTTCATCCCAACAACCACGATAAG aCGACCATGACAGATTTTATTCTTGGCGTGTCTGATCCCAAGCAGTGGCATTCTGAG AATCTGAGATTGAACAAGAATCATTATGCATCATGGATGGTGCACCTTGGTGGAGGGAAGCTG ATTACAAATGTTGCAGATAGAGTTGGTGTGGGAGTACATTTCAACCCTTTCGTTACTTGGAATGGAAAG ATGTACAAGTATGGAGTTGTTCGAATGTTTGACCTAATTAATGATGTACTGCAATGGGATAAATTCTACTTGTGTGGCCGTTTACAGAAACCA GTTCATATTGTTGTTGATAATTTGGATATCAACAGCTGCAATGCTGTTAACTTGAGAGCTGCATTATCAACTGCCCTTCTCCTTCTTCCATCAGAGTTCTCTGAG GCAGATCTATATGCCAAAGTGTGTAGCCTTTCATATATGGGTGACCTACGAATGTTATTTGCCGAGGATAAAAACAAG GTGAAGAAGATTGTAGCTGGTCAATTTGATCTATTCCACTCTATGTATCAGCCATTTCTTGAAGAATGTGAAGCTAAGAAGTTATTGAGACTTTCATCCACTGCCAATCACCAAATAGTTGTCTCTCAG GACCATGACTTATCAGTTGTTCACTCTTTAGTTTCTGCACTTCCTCGACCAATCAGAAGTAGTATTAATATGAAGCAAGAGAAGAAATTGAGTGGAACAG CAATATTAACTTCAGGAACAGAAAGTACAAGGATACGTGATAAGTCCCTTCTCTAG
- the LOC107482089 gene encoding uncharacterized protein LOC107482089 isoform X3, whose translation MNTMGNASKSPFQGFLEVLPPVEFACVYGSSLHPNNHDKTTMTDFILGVSDPKQWHSENLRLNKNHYASWMVHLGGGKLITNVADRVGVGVHFNPFVTWNGKMYKYGVVRMFDLINDVLQWDKFYLCGRLQKPVHIVVDNLDINSCNAVNLRAALSTALLLLPSEFSEADLYAKVCSLSYMGDLRMLFAEDKNKVKKIVAGQFDLFHSMYQPFLEECEAKKLLRLSSTANHQIVVSQDHDLSVVHSLVSALPRPIRSSINMKQEKKLSGTGTESTRIRDKSLL comes from the exons ATGAATACCATGGGGAATGCAAGCAAATCACCATTTCAAGGTTTTCTTGAGGTTCTTCCACCTGTTGAATTTGCCTGCGTCTATGGATCATCTCTTCATCCCAACAACCACGATAAG aCGACCATGACAGATTTTATTCTTGGCGTGTCTGATCCCAAGCAGTGGCATTCTGAG AATCTGAGATTGAACAAGAATCATTATGCATCATGGATGGTGCACCTTGGTGGAGGGAAGCTG ATTACAAATGTTGCAGATAGAGTTGGTGTGGGAGTACATTTCAACCCTTTCGTTACTTGGAATGGAAAG ATGTACAAGTATGGAGTTGTTCGAATGTTTGACCTAATTAATGATGTACTGCAATGGGATAAATTCTACTTGTGTGGCCGTTTACAGAAACCA GTTCATATTGTTGTTGATAATTTGGATATCAACAGCTGCAATGCTGTTAACTTGAGAGCTGCATTATCAACTGCCCTTCTCCTTCTTCCATCAGAGTTCTCTGAG GCAGATCTATATGCCAAAGTGTGTAGCCTTTCATATATGGGTGACCTACGAATGTTATTTGCCGAGGATAAAAACAAG GTGAAGAAGATTGTAGCTGGTCAATTTGATCTATTCCACTCTATGTATCAGCCATTTCTTGAAGAATGTGAAGCTAAGAAGTTATTGAGACTTTCATCCACTGCCAATCACCAAATAGTTGTCTCTCAG GACCATGACTTATCAGTTGTTCACTCTTTAGTTTCTGCACTTCCTCGACCAATCAGAAGTAGTATTAATATGAAGCAAGAGAAGAAATTGAGTGGAACAG GAACAGAAAGTACAAGGATACGTGATAAGTCCCTTCTCTAG
- the LOC107482089 gene encoding uncharacterized protein LOC107482089 isoform X1, translating into MNTMGNASKSPFQGFLEVLPPVEFACVYGSSLHPNNHDKTTMTDFILGVSDPKQWHSENLRLNKNHYASWMVHLGGGKLITNVADRVGVGVHFNPFVTWNGKMYKYGVVRMFDLINDVLQWDKFYLCGRLQKPVHIVVDNLDINSCNAVNLRAALSTALLLLPSEFSEADLYAKVCSLSYMGDLRMLFAEDKNKVKKIVAGQFDLFHSMYQPFLEECEAKKLLRLSSTANHQIVVSQDHDLSVVHSLVSALPRPIRSSINMKQEKKLSGTGKIVNDIAISSREQAANCLERILRRKVMVSSARQAISGLLAVGGVNATKYLAKKVNKAWKSWR; encoded by the exons ATGAATACCATGGGGAATGCAAGCAAATCACCATTTCAAGGTTTTCTTGAGGTTCTTCCACCTGTTGAATTTGCCTGCGTCTATGGATCATCTCTTCATCCCAACAACCACGATAAG aCGACCATGACAGATTTTATTCTTGGCGTGTCTGATCCCAAGCAGTGGCATTCTGAG AATCTGAGATTGAACAAGAATCATTATGCATCATGGATGGTGCACCTTGGTGGAGGGAAGCTG ATTACAAATGTTGCAGATAGAGTTGGTGTGGGAGTACATTTCAACCCTTTCGTTACTTGGAATGGAAAG ATGTACAAGTATGGAGTTGTTCGAATGTTTGACCTAATTAATGATGTACTGCAATGGGATAAATTCTACTTGTGTGGCCGTTTACAGAAACCA GTTCATATTGTTGTTGATAATTTGGATATCAACAGCTGCAATGCTGTTAACTTGAGAGCTGCATTATCAACTGCCCTTCTCCTTCTTCCATCAGAGTTCTCTGAG GCAGATCTATATGCCAAAGTGTGTAGCCTTTCATATATGGGTGACCTACGAATGTTATTTGCCGAGGATAAAAACAAG GTGAAGAAGATTGTAGCTGGTCAATTTGATCTATTCCACTCTATGTATCAGCCATTTCTTGAAGAATGTGAAGCTAAGAAGTTATTGAGACTTTCATCCACTGCCAATCACCAAATAGTTGTCTCTCAG GACCATGACTTATCAGTTGTTCACTCTTTAGTTTCTGCACTTCCTCGACCAATCAGAAGTAGTATTAATATGAAGCAAGAGAAGAAATTGAGTGGAACAG GAAAAATCGTAAATGACATTGCTATCAGCTCAAGAGAACAGGCTGCGAATTGCCTGGAGAGAATTCTTAGGCGAAAAGTTATGGTTTCAAGTGCAAGACAGGCAATTTCCGGCTTGCTGGCTGTTGGAGGGGTAAATGCTACCAAGTACCTTGCTAAGAAAGTTAATAAAGCATGGAAGTCATGGAGATGA
- the LOC107482089 gene encoding uncharacterized protein LOC107482089 isoform X4, whose product MLQIELVWEYISTLSLLGMESLSMQMYKYGVVRMFDLINDVLQWDKFYLCGRLQKPVHIVVDNLDINSCNAVNLRAALSTALLLLPSEFSEADLYAKVCSLSYMGDLRMLFAEDKNKVKKIVAGQFDLFHSMYQPFLEECEAKKLLRLSSTANHQIVVSQDHDLSVVHSLVSALPRPIRSSINMKQEKKLSGTGKIVNDIAISSREQAANCLERILRRKVMVSSARQAISGLLAVGGVNATKYLAKKVNKAWKSWR is encoded by the exons ATGTTGCAGATAGAGTTGGTGTGGGAGTACATTTCAACCCTTTCGTTACTTGGAATGGAAAG TTTATCTATGCAGATGTACAAGTATGGAGTTGTTCGAATGTTTGACCTAATTAATGATGTACTGCAATGGGATAAATTCTACTTGTGTGGCCGTTTACAGAAACCA GTTCATATTGTTGTTGATAATTTGGATATCAACAGCTGCAATGCTGTTAACTTGAGAGCTGCATTATCAACTGCCCTTCTCCTTCTTCCATCAGAGTTCTCTGAG GCAGATCTATATGCCAAAGTGTGTAGCCTTTCATATATGGGTGACCTACGAATGTTATTTGCCGAGGATAAAAACAAG GTGAAGAAGATTGTAGCTGGTCAATTTGATCTATTCCACTCTATGTATCAGCCATTTCTTGAAGAATGTGAAGCTAAGAAGTTATTGAGACTTTCATCCACTGCCAATCACCAAATAGTTGTCTCTCAG GACCATGACTTATCAGTTGTTCACTCTTTAGTTTCTGCACTTCCTCGACCAATCAGAAGTAGTATTAATATGAAGCAAGAGAAGAAATTGAGTGGAACAG GAAAAATCGTAAATGACATTGCTATCAGCTCAAGAGAACAGGCTGCGAATTGCCTGGAGAGAATTCTTAGGCGAAAAGTTATGGTTTCAAGTGCAAGACAGGCAATTTCCGGCTTGCTGGCTGTTGGAGGGGTAAATGCTACCAAGTACCTTGCTAAGAAAGTTAATAAAGCATGGAAGTCATGGAGATGA
- the LOC107482088 gene encoding transcription factor bHLH91, with amino-acid sequence MHEQPGCFDPNTMAEGVSTPKLKDTFPQTLSDPSSSPSPLIVVGNTTNSNNNLEENIRLSMEELSYHHQQEDVSNYVNGVTATTIDIPHPQHLGLNMGNSYNNNINMDSHLVQHEIDILPYQQPTWDPNVQEMQDMGYTNHSEHQPHDQQFQQTEAQNCSQSYNPSSILDPPYPSQDLLNLLHLPRCSTSSLLANPAICIANKTQNFQNPMGFLGDLPIGSDNTSASSVLYDPLLHLNLPPQPPALRELFQSLPRGYSLPTNSRSGSLFGGGDEIEGDGSQLDMGVLDFNRVTASVGKGREGKGTKHFATEKQRREQLNGKYKILRSLIPSPTKMDRASVVGDAIEYIRELLRTVNELKLLVEKKRYGRERCKRQKAEDDAAESCNIKPFSDPDGCIRTSWLQRKSKDSEVDVRIVDDDVTIKLFQRKKINCLLSVAKVLDELQLELHHVAGGHVGEYCSFLFNSKIIEGSSVYASAIANRVIDVMDTQYAAAVPHTSSY; translated from the exons ATGCATGAGCAACCTGGTTGCTTTGATCCCAACACAATGGCAGAAGGTGTCAGTACTCCAAAACTAAAAGATACCTTTCCTCAAACTCTCTCAGacccatcatcatcaccatcaccacTTATTGTTGTAGGCAACACTACAAACAGCAACAATAACCTTGAAGAGAATATCAGACTTTCTATGGAGGAGTTATCCTATCACCACCAGCAAGAAGATGTCTCCAACTATGTAAATGGAGTCACTGCCACAACCATAGATATCCCACATCCACAGCATCTTGGTTTGAATATGGGTAACTCCTACAACAACAATATCAACATGGATTCCCATTTGGTTCAGCATGAAATTGATATCCTTCCCTATCAGCAACCCACTTGGGATCCCAATGTTCAGGAAATGCAAGATATGGGTTATACTAATCACTCAGAACACCAACCACATGATCAGCAATTTCAGCAAACTGAGGCACAGAACTGCAGCCAAAGTTACAATCCCTCCTCCATTTTGGACCCGCCTTACCCTTCACAAGATCTCCTAAACCTTCTTCACTTGCCAAGATGTTCAACTTCGTCTTTGCTTGCCAACCCTGCTATCTGCATCGCAAACAAGACACAGAATTTTCAGAATCCGATGGGATTTCTTGGGGACCTTCCAATAGGATCAGACAACACAAGTGCATCCTCAGTATTGTATGATCCTCTACTCCATTTGAACCTGCCTCCACAGCCTCCAGCCCTCAGAGAGCTGTTTCAGTCTCTTCCCCGTGGCTACAGCTTGCCAACGAACTCAAGAAGTGGTTCTCTTTTCGGTGGAGGGGATGAGATTGAAGGAGATGGAAGCCAACTTGACATGGGAGTGCTCGACTTCAACAGGGTCACAGCTTCAGTGGGCAAAGGAAGGGAAGGAAAAGGCACCAAACACTTTGCAACTGAGAAACAAAGAAGAGAGCAACTGAATGGCAAATACAAAATCCTGAGGAGTCTTATCCCAAGCCCCACAAAG ATGGATAGAGCCTCTGTGGTGGGTGATGCCATTGAATATATAAGGGAGCTTCTCAGAACGGTCAATGAGCTCAAATTATTGGTGGAGAAGAAAAGATATGGAAGGGAGAGATGCAAAAGGCAGAAAGCGGAAGATGATGCTGCAGAGAGCTGCAATATAAAGCCTTTCAGTGATCCAGATGGATGCATAAGGACCTCATGGCTTCAAAGGAAATCAAAAGATAGCGAGGTTGATGTGCGaattgttgatgatgatgttaCAATCAAACTCTTCCAGAGGAAGAAGATTAACTGTCTGCTTTCAGTCGCCAAGGTTCTGGATGAACTTCAGTTGGAACTTCACCATGTTGCAGGTGGACATGTTGGCGAATATTGCAGTTTCTTGTTCAATAGCAAG ATAATAGAAGGTTCTTCAGTCTATGCCAGTGCTATAGCCAACAGGGTGATCGATGTTATGGACACTCAGTATGCAGCAGCAGTTCCACATACAAGTAGCTATTAG